From the genome of Vanessa atalanta chromosome 30, ilVanAtal1.2, whole genome shotgun sequence, one region includes:
- the LOC125075415 gene encoding uncharacterized protein DDB_G0290685-like, which translates to MFVVLHNELTITQQLVIPKHKETVHKAKCKNIKCPPTEDPVCVKIKNEKNKQITFIVAINKCEIQYAKCRQDRQPDYAVFLSKKDAEANDNDKERVPNFAVFVNKNGGGDNAKEEDPKIAEDKNTADLTRDDEKNEPNEEINEEDVVGDNEEAVEGDNQEAEEVDREEAMEGGDEEDVEEINQEDVEADREDAMEGGNEEAVEGDNQEDVEEDNEEAMEDDNEEAVEGDNEEAVEGENEINVEEDKVDDEQRDEEHQDKADIIGKNLLNTYDDDEPQEGGGESRDKEDNENESEKSKDISNLAADYDQITENVDFDQNEKDCPSACAARDVMVCAKCQHNIYRTFMSTCHLRLFNCKYPDESLELISRQPCMQSAPFLTDLPGAQGRISEPGDQDNVLKFIHCRDKGKLDDPRCSFDR; encoded by the exons atgtttgtagtACTCCACAACGAACTTACAATAACTCAACAATTGGTTATACCGAAGCATAAGGAAACTGTGCATAAGGccaaatgtaaaaatatcaaatgtccGCCGACGGAAGATCCGGtgtgtgtaaaaattaaaaatgagaaaaataaacaaattacttttatcgtagcaataaataaatgtgaaatacaATACGCAAAGTGTCGTCAAG ACAGACAACCGGATTATGCTGTATTTCTTTCTAAAAAAGATGCTGAGgcaaatgataatgataaag AAAGAGTACCAAACTTTGCTgtatttgtcaataaaaatgGCGGCGGCGATAACGCGAAAGAAGAAG ATCCAAAAATAGCTGAAGATAAAAATACTGCTGATTTAACTCGAGATGATGAAAAAAATGAACCTAATGAAGAAATTAATGAGGAAGATGTGGTTGGAGATAATGAAGAGGCTGTGGAGGGAGACAATCAAGAGGCTGAGGAGGTAGATAGAGAAGAGGCTATGGAGGGAGGTGATGAAGAGGATGTGGAGGAAATTAATCAAGAGGATGTGGAGGCAGATAGAGAAGATGCTATGGAGGGAGGTAATGAAGAGGCCGTGGAAGGAGATAATCAAGAGGATGTGGAGGAAGACAATGAAGAGGCTATGGAGGATGATAATGAGGAAGCTGTGGAGGGCGATAACGAGGAAGCTGTGGAGGGAGAAAACGAAATTAATGTTGAGGAAGACAAAGTGGATGACGAACAGAGAGATGAG GAACACCAAGATAAAGCTGATATTATTGGCAAAAACCTATTAAATACGTATGATGATGACGAACCACAAGAAGGGGGAGGTGAGAGTCGTGACAAAGAGGATAACGAAAATGAAAGCGAAAAGAGTAAAGATATAAGTAACCTGGCTGCTGATTACGATCAAATAACCGAAAATG TGGACTTCGATCAAAACGAAAAAGATTGCCCGTCTGCTTGTGCGGCTCGGGACGTGATGGTCTGCGCGAAGTGCCAACATAACATCTACCGGACATTTATGAGTACGTGTCATCTCCGACTGTTCAACTGCAAATATCCTGACGAAA GTTTGGAACTGATAAGTAGACAACCCTGTATGCAATCGGCGccatttttaaccgacttacCTGGAGCTCAGGGTAGAATATCAGAGCCAGGGGATCAAGACAACGTGCTCAAATTTATACATTGCCGAGACAAAGGAAAATTag ATGATCCAAGATGCAGCTTcgatagataa
- the LOC125075301 gene encoding protein LSM12 homolog, protein MSTVVSDCFTIGSIVATRTCYNEDIEGEVLAFDPQTKMLILKCPSSSGNPKRHDVNIVNLSLVSDVQIKKEVTTVPEPPQSLNLHRLNTRVRNSIENKRRLVSALQACLDPEGQRLFLAIARVIEDVSWSGQSIRVYNEVTITPPYKVENVLGEPESKPYNYIRKFVERHWRDHRDHAAANSSRLQ, encoded by the exons atgtcGACAGTCGTATCTGACTGTTTCACTATCGGCAGCATAGTCGCTACTCGAACATGTTATAACGAAGATATTGAAGGCGAAGTATTAGCTTTCGATCCTCAgactaaaatgttaattttgaaatgtcCCTCATCTAGTGGAAATCCTAAGCGCCACGACGTTAATATCGTCAACCTGTCGCTGGTTAGCGACGTTCAGATCAAAAAAGAAGTGACCACTGTCCCGGAACCACCACAGTCTTTAAATTTGCACAGACTCAACACGAGAGTTAGAAACTCCATAGAAAACAAGAGGAGATTA GTTTCAGCATTACAAGCCTGTCTAGATCCGGAGGGGCAGAGATTGTTCCTCGCTATCGCTAGAGTTATAGAAGATGTATCGTGGTCTGGACAGAGCATTCGTGTCTACAATGAAGTAACAATAACGCCCCCATATAAG GTTGAAAACGTATTAGGCGAGCCAGAATCGAAGCCATACAATTACATACGGAAGTTCGTTGAACGACACTGGAGGGATCACCGAGACCACGCCGCTGCTAACTCTTCAAGactccaataa